Proteins encoded by one window of Mycteria americana isolate JAX WOST 10 ecotype Jacksonville Zoo and Gardens chromosome 26, USCA_MyAme_1.0, whole genome shotgun sequence:
- the RARG gene encoding retinoic acid receptor gamma, which translates to MYDCLEALAGPRRLHDVTNRGACALRKAGYGPRCGALPPFAWPPPARRAVETQSRSSEEMVPSSPSPPPPPRVYKPCFVCSDKSSGYHYGVSSCEGCKGFFRRSIQKNMVYTCHRDKNCQINKVTRNRCQFCRLQKCFEVGMSKEAVRNDRNKKKKEVKEEVTVESYELSPELEELVQKVSRAHQETFPSLCQLGKYTTNSSADHRVQLDLGLWDKFSELATKCIIKIVEFAKRLPGFTALSMADQITLLKAACLDILMLRICTRYTPEQDTMTFSDGLTLNRTQMHNAGFGPLTDLVFAFAGQLLPLEMDDTETGLLSAICLICGDRMDLEEPEKVEKLQEPLLEALKVYARRRRPRQPHMFPRMLMKITDLRGISTKGAERAITLKMEIPGPMPPLIREMLENPEMFQEEEAERPPPPPEPPTAQDSPPGPPASP; encoded by the exons ATGTACGACTGCCTGGAGGcgctggcggggccgcggcggctgcACGACGTGACCAACCGCGGGGCCTGCGCCCTGCGCAAGGCGGGGTACGGGCCGCGCTGCGGGGCCCTGCCGCCCTTCGCctggccgccgcccgcccgccgcg ccgtgGAGACCCAGAGCCGGAGCTCGGAGGAGATGGTGCCCAGCTCGCcctcgccgccccccccgccccgcgtctACAAGCCCTGCTTCGTCTGCAGCGACAAGTCCTCGGGCTACCACTACGGGGTCAGCTCCTGCGAGGGCTGCAAG ggtttTTTCCGCCGCAGCATCCAGAAGAACATGGTCTACACGTGCCACCGGGACAAGAACTGCCAGATCAACAAGGTGACGCGCAACCGGTGCCAGTTCTGCCGCCTCCAGAAGTGCTTCGAGGTCGGCATGTCCAAGGAAG ccgtcCGCAACGAcaggaacaagaagaagaaggaggtgAAGGAGGAGGTGACGGTGGAGAGCTACGAGCTGAGCCCcgagctggaggagctggtgcagaAGGTCAGCAGAGCCCACCAGGAGACCTTCCCCTCGCTCTGCCAGCTGGGCAAGTACACCACG AACTCGAGCGCCGACCACCGGGTGCAGCTGGACCTGGGGCTGTGGGACAAGTTCAGCGAGTTGGCCACCAAATGCATCATCAAGATCGTGGAGTTCGCCAAGCGCCTGCCCGGCTTCACCGCGCTCAGCATGGCCGACCAGATCACCCTGCTCAAGGCCGCTTGTCTCGATATCTTG ATGCTGCGGATCTGCACGCGCTACACGCCGGAGCAGGACACCATGACCTTCTCGGACGGGTTGACGCTGAACCGCACGCAGATGCACAACGCCGGCTTCGGGCCCCTCACCGACCTGGTCTTCGCCTTCGCcgggcagctgctgccgctggaGATGGACGACACCGAGACCGGGCTGCTCAGCGCCATCTGCCTCATCTGCGGAG accgCATGGACCTGGAGGAGCCGGAGAAGGTGGAGAAGCTGCAGGAGCCGCTGCTGGAGGCCCTCAAGGTCTACGCGCGCCGGCGTCGGCCGCGCCAGCCCCACATGTTCCCCCGCATGCTCATGAAGATCACCGACCTGCGCGGCATCAGCACCAAGG GAGCGGAGCGAGCCATCACGCTGAAGATGGAGATCCCGGGGCCCATGCCCCCCCTCATCCGGGAGATGCTGGAGAACCCCGAGATGTtccaggaggaggaggcggagcggccccccccgcccccggagccCCCCACCGCCCAGgacagcccccccggccccccggcctccccatag
- the SLC61A1 gene encoding LOW QUALITY PROTEIN: molybdate-anion transporter (The sequence of the model RefSeq protein was modified relative to this genomic sequence to represent the inferred CDS: inserted 5 bases in 4 codons; deleted 5 bases in 4 codons; substituted 2 bases at 2 genomic stop codons) → MEALSGRAMGRRGTASFSAFALLLATCLPLELAACRPPPPNAPHHANPPFRRFQRGYYRGYLPAPATDRPPTPHLYQLYRXGTIAVLRARGFASSVPFESVSSSLADPSGGKKSRVLFSLTYSICSLLKPSRDYPLLAARRVFGRGGVSTALLFSAFEGWRYVHERVERYDFPTEWIAIAIGTVVISQEVFWNKVIAVXADDFFAERLGLGPVAPFVVSIPLLVPSGGRGGVFAVKNWVENYGKKRAFSKTCGDGLKCLLSDRRVLLLGTIQAXESVIFIFVFLRTPVLDPRGAPSGIVFSGLVAAGTLGSSXAGSGHLRSLTALLVFFSLFTLTFSTDPGQESPADSFLAFLLIELSRRLXFPAVGSPPPLPGWKVAPGDDRLGVTNWFRLPLNLLVSLGXLVLHDSDPQTGTGNVSGVCVAVAAGTSVEAGSVPAGPGGPGLWEGGGQRAGQRHGEGTAPGDTGTLKPRGSRCRLRRRERSRDPPPGAGAARETFDKC, encoded by the exons ATGGAGGCGCTGTCGGGGCGGGCTATGGGGCGTAGAGGCACC gcctccTTCTCCGCCTTCGCCCTCCTCCTGGCCACTTGCCTGCCGCTGGAGCTGGCCGCctgccgc ccgcccccccccaacgccccccacCACGCCAACCCGCCCTTCCGCCGCTTCCAGCGCGGCTACTACCGCGGCTACCTGCCGGCACCGGCCACCGACCGGCCACCGACACCCCACCTCTACCAACTCTACCG AGGGACGATCGCCGTCCTCCGCGCCCGCGGCTTCGCCTCCAGCGTCCCGTTCGAGTCGGTTTCCTCTTCTTTAGCAGATCCGTCGGGT GGAAAAAAATCCCGCGTCCTTTTTTCCTTGACCTATTCGATTTGTTCTTTGCTCAAACCCTCCCGGGATTATCCGCTGCTGGCGGCGCGGAGGGTTTTTGGCAGGGGGGGGGTGTCCACGGCGTTGCTCTTCTCCGCCTTCGAGGGGTGG AGGTACGTCCACGAGCGCGTGGAGCGGTACGATTTTCCGACCGAGTGGATCGCCATCGCCATCGGAACGGTCGTGATTTCCCAAGAGGTTTTTTGGAACAAGGTCATCGCCG GGGCGGACGATTTCTTCGCCGAGCGGTTGGGCTTGGGCCCGGTGGCCCCGTTCGTGGTCTCCATCCCCCTCCTGGTGCcgtcg ggggggagggggggtgtcttCGCCGTGAAAAATTGGGTTGAAAACTACGGGAAGAAACGAGCTTTCTCCAAAACTTGCGGCGACGGTTTGAAGTGCCTCCTCTCCGACCGGCGCGTCCTCCTCCTGGGCACCATCCAGG CTGAAAGCGTCATCTTCATCTTCGTCTTCCTCCGGACGCCCGTCCTGGATCCCCGCGGCGCTCCCTCGGGCATCGTCTTCTCCGGCCTCGTGGCCGCCGGCACGCTGGGCTCCT CCGCGGGCTCCGGCCACCTCCGCTCCCTCACCGCTCTCCTGGtcttcttctccctcttcacGCTCACCTTCTCCACCGACCCCGGCCAGGAGAGCCCCGCCGACTCCTTCCTCGCCTTCCTCCTCATCGAACTCTCCCGCCGGCTCTAATTCCCAGCcgttggttcccccccccccctccccggatGGAAAGTGGCGCCGGGGGACGATCGCCTGGGGGTGACGAACTGGTTTCGCCTCCCCCTGAACTTACTGGTCTCTCTGGGTTGACTGGTTCTCCACGACAGCGACCCTCAGACGGGCACCGGCAACGTGTCCGGCGTCTGCGTGGCCGTCGCTGCTGGCACAAGCGTCGAGGCCGGCTCCGTGCCTGCCGGGCCGGGGGGTCCGGGGCTatgggagggtggggggcagcgggcagggcagagACACGGGGAGGGGACGGCGCCCGGGGACACCGGGACCCTCAAACCCCGGGGCAGCCGGTGCCGCCTGCGTCGGCGGGAGAggagccgggaccccccccccggggccggggcagcgcgggagACGTTCGATAAATGTTAA